From one Triticum aestivum cultivar Chinese Spring chromosome 4B, IWGSC CS RefSeq v2.1, whole genome shotgun sequence genomic stretch:
- the LOC123092745 gene encoding probable carboxylesterase 8, with product MDPYKYLNIRFNPDGSLTRNGQAKLLPAAPSGEPVAVTTADGGPARRIVHSNDVPLDDAKGTSVRLFVPGMAAAPRSGRLPLIVYFHGGGYVLFRAASEPFHNNAAVLAATVPAAVASVDYRLAPEHRLPAAFDDAADAVRWVRSYAAESPGRPIFIMGCHNGASIAFRAALAAVDEGVELRGLILNQAHHSGVERTSAEAASVDDRVLPLPANDLLWELALPLGADRDHEYCNPEAMLAGVGVERLRRLPPCLVLGRKKDPPRDRQRVLVHALRKAGVAVEAQMDGAGYHAMELFKDNCAAEFKAQVTDFVRRHADDGVDVYAARSRL from the coding sequence ATGGACCCGTACAAGTACCTCAACATCCGCTTCAACCCGGACGGCTCGCTCACCCGCAACGGCCAGGCCAAGCTCCTCCCGGCGGCGCCCTCGGGGGAGCCCGTCGCGGTCACCACCGCCGACGGCGGCCCCGCGCGCCGCATTGTCCACTCCAACGACGTCCCGCTCGACGACGCCAAGGGTACGAGCGTGCGCCTCTTCGTGCCGGGCATGGCCGCGGCGCCCCGCAGCGGCAGGCTGCCGCTGATCGTCTACTTCCACGGGGGCGGGTACGTGCTCTTCCGTGCGGCCTCCGAGCCGTTCCACAACAACGCCGCGGTACTGGCCGCCACCgtgcccgccgccgtcgcctccgttGACTACCGCCTCGCGCCCGAGCACCGCCTGCCCGCCGCCTTCGACGACGCCGCCGACGCGGTCAGGTGGGTGCGTTCGTACGCTGCCGAGTCGCCGGGAAGGCCGATCTTCATAATGGGCTGCCACAACGGGGCCAGCATCGCGTTCCgcgcggcgctggcggcggtggacgagggcgtggAGCTGCGGGGGTTGATACTGAACCAGGCGCACCACAGCGGCGTGGAGAGGACGTCGGCGGAGGCGGCGTCGGTGGACGACCGCGTCCTGCCGCTGCCGGCGAACGACCTGCTCTGGGAGCTCGCGCTGCCGCTGGGCGCCGACCGGGACCACGAGTACTGCAACCCGGAGGCCATGCTGGCCGGCGTCGGGGTGGAGCGGCTGCGGAGGCTGCCGCCGTGCCTGGTGCTCGGCCGTAAGAAGGACCCGCCGAGGGACCGGCAGAGGGTGCTGGTGCATGCGCTGCGGAAGGCCGGGGTGGCCGTGGAGGCGCAGATGGACGGCGCCGGGTACCACGCGATGGAGCTGTTCAAGGATAACTGCGCCGCGGAGTTCAAGGCGCAGGTGACGGACTTCGTCCGCCGCCACGCCGACGACGGCGTCGACGTATACGCAGCGAGGAGCAGGCTGTGA